In the Terriglobia bacterium genome, TTTGCAGTCCTCAAAAAGCCATTTTTCGCGCTGGTTTTGAGGCAAATGGGACAAAAAACACGTTTTTTGAAAAACGAACCGGAGAGGTTGTTGAAAACAAAGGGAAATTGCCAAAAAACGAACCGGAAACGAACCTAAAACGAAGCGGAGAAGTTGTTGAAAACACGTAGCTGTGGAAAAAACAAACCGGAACGAACCGGAAAACGAAGCTACCGATCTCATTGAAAACATTAGAGGGTCAAAAAACGGACCGAAAACGCAGTGGGCCATTTTACTCGAACACAGCCGGCCGGAAAAATGCACGTCAAATTTTTTTCTGGCTCGCTGGCGCACTCCACCCGCCCAACAATCAAAGCGGGTCCTTTTTCCACTCAGGATGGCGTCCGGCGTGGGTCTTTCTCAGGGCGCAGGGCAACGCGAAGCCAGACGGCCCAGCAGGTCGTAAAGGCGTAATCGTCTCGCCAGGCGCACGGTTGCCCATCAGGGAATTTATTCGATAATCACTGTGGCCTCCGCGGCTTTGCGCTTTTGCGAGAATGCGCCTTCAGCGGCAACACCGCTGCGGCTTCAAACGTCCAATTGGAGCGGGAGGGTAATTGCCAAGCCTGCGCTCCTCCGATAGAATGTTGGTTCAGGGAAGTTCGCTCCCAGTGCATTCTGAAGAAGCCTCGCAAACCACATCCTTAAAGGCTGGAGAAAAATCATGACCCAGAATGATCGCACCCGTCCCCTCAGCGAGGTCGACCCGGAAGTTGCGCGGGCCATTGACCACGAGGTCGGCCGGCAGGCCGCCACGCTGGAGCTGATTGCCTCCGAGAATTTTGTGAGCGAGGCGGTGCTCGAGGCGCTCGGCTCCGTGCTGACCAACAAGTACGCCGAGGGTCTGCCAGGCAAGCGCTACTACGGCGGCTGCGAGTTTGTGGACGTGGCCGAGACGCTGGCGATTGAGCGCGCCAGGAAGCTGTTCAACGCTGACCACGTGAACGTGCAGCCGCATTCCGGCGCGCAGGCCAATCAGGCTGTTTACATGACGGTGCTGAATCCTGGAGACACGCTGCTGGGTATGAATCTCGCGCACGGAGGGCACCTGACGCACGGCCATCCGCTGAACTTCTCCGGCAAGATGTACAACATCATCCCTTACGGTGTGAGGAAGGACACGGAGACCATCGACTATGAAGAGCTTGAACAGCTCGCCATGGAGCACAAGCCAAAACTGATTGTAGCCGGCGCCAGCGCCTATCCGCGCATTATTGATTTCGCGCGCTTCAGTGGAATTGCCAAAAAATCCGGCGCGCTGCTGATGGTGGACATGGCCCACATCGCCGGCCTCATCGCGGCGGGCCTGCATCCCAGTCCCTTTCCGCACGCTGACTTTGTCACCACCACCACCCACAAGACGCTTCGCGGCCCGCGCGGCGGCGCCACGTTCTGCAAGGCCGAGTTTGCCAAGGCGCTCGACAAGACCATCTTTCCCGGCATCCAGGGAGGCCCGCTCATGCACGTGATCGCCGCCAAGGCCGTCTGCTTCGAGGAAGCGTTGCAGCCCGCCTTCCGCGAATATCAGAAGCAGATTGTGGATAACGCCCGCGTGCTGTGCGAGGCCATCGCTGCCAGGGGATTCCGCATTGTCTCCGGCGGCACGGACAATCACCTGATGCTGGTGGACGTTTTTTCAAAGAACGTCACCGGCAAGCAGGCGGAAAAGGCGCTCGAGCAGGCCGGCATCACCGTCAACAAGAACGCCATTCCGTTTGATCCCAATCCGCCCATGGTGGCCAGCGGCATCCGCGTGGGAACGCCCGCCGTCACCACGCGCGGCATGAAGGAAGCGGAGATGCGCAAGATCGGCGGCTGGATTGCCGACGTGCTGGCCGACCTGGAAAATGAAGCTCTGCTGGCGCGCGTCCGAAAGGAAGTGCACGCGCTCACCGAGGAGTTCCCGCTGTACGAAAACCGCCGGGCCGCGGTGGCTGGCAAGGTGTAACCTCAGTTGGAATGCAGAATAGCTTCGGCGGCAGTATAGCCGCTTTGGACGGCCCCCTCGATGGTGGCGGGCAGACCGGTGTCTGTCCAGTCCCCGGCAAGATAAAGCCCGCGAACCGGCGTTACCGCCGGTGGCCGCAACCCGTCCACTCTCACGCAAGGCGAGAAGGTTGCAAATCGCTCCTTGATCACCAGGGAATGCGTCAGTCTGGCGTCACGCGCGCCCGGCAGCAGGTTCCGGAGTTCACTGAGGGCCGTGCTCAGCAGGTTTTCTTTCGACCGCGCAACATGATCGTGCGCGCCGCTCAAAACCAGCGACACGTAGTTTTCGCCGCTCCCCAGGATGCGGCCCTTGTTGAAGAGCCACTGGATGGTTGTGCCGCGCAAGCCCACAAACTCCAGGTCGGTCACGGCGCGATCGAACCAGAGATAAATGGAGATGATGGGAGCGGGACGCAGATCGAGGATGCGTGAAAAGACAGGCTCGGATTTCACCGTTTCTGCCGGAAGCAGGCCGGGCAGGACATGCCACGGCACCGCGCTGAGTACAGTGGGCGCCTCGATGGCGTCGCCGTCAGCCAGCTTGACGCCATGACACACGCCGTCTGAAATCAGCAGCGCCCGCACGTCGCGCCGCAACTCAACGCTGCCTCCGCGGCTGGCGATCGCGCCCGCCGCCGCGTCGGTATAACAATCGCTCAGTCCCTTGCGCGGAACTCCCAGGCGCGAGTCGAGCGGCGAGCTGAACAACGCCAGCCGCAAAACACGTCGGAACAGGAGAGCCGAGGTGATTTCCGGATCTTCATTCATGGCGGCAATGCACAGCAGGTCCCAAAAGTTGCGGCGCAAAGTTTCCCGCTGCCCCAGCGCCGACAGCCATTCTTCAACCGTCATGTGTTCCAGAACGCCGGTGCTCTCCGCCTTGTCTTTGGCGGAGCGAAGCGCCCTGCCCAGCCGCAAAACGTCCATCTTTTCGCCGAAGGTGAAACTGTCGGAGAGACACACGCCGGTCAGCAGATGCCAGGGAGCGGAAAACGCGGGGCAGCGGAGCTCGGTGAGCTTCTGGTTCGAATCCAGAAAGCGGACGCGGAGTTGCGGATCAAAGGTGACCGTATGGGCAGTGCCGATGGCGTCAAGAAACCTCAGCGTGGCGTGATAGCAGCCCATGAAGAGGTGCTGGCCGTTATCAACAACGGAACCCGTGGCCGCGTCACGGAAGGAGCGCGCACGCCCGCCGAGATACGGCTTCTGCTCGAGCAGGCGGACGCGGCAGCCGGCCTCAGCCAGCGCCACTCCCGCGGCCAGACCCGCCAGGCCGCCACCGATGATCAGAACGTCTTCAGGCATAAACCGTCACGAGATTCGCTCGAAGCTTTCTGCCAGCCCGATTCAATGCGCCGGCTGCGAGGCGCATCATCGTTGCCGTCCCGGCCCGGCGGCAACGCCCATACGGCCTGCCGCAGCTTCAGGCGTGAAGGGGCGCCGGGCCTTAAAGTAAAGCCGGACGAAATCGAGGAGTTTCAGTTTGGGCCGGCGGCGAAAAACGTCATAGTCAACGGCCTCAACTCTCTCCAGGATTGTAGTGCCCGTAAGCCAGGTGAGGCGAAGCTGCCGCCGAAGCTGCGGAACCACGCGTTCGGGCAGCGGCTTGCCGTTCACGAACAGTTGCCAGGTGCGTTGGGCTTCAAGCGCCATCACGCCGCGCCATCGTTCCTCGAGTCCGGAGTCCGGCTGCGCGCCGGTTTCCAGCTTCCATCGCTTGAGGATGTCCACGGAAAGTTCATAGCGGGCGAGATCATCCAGCGGAAGGTACACGCGGTCGCGCTCGAGATCGGTCCGTACGTCCTGCCAGAAATTCGTCAGTTGCAGCGCGGTGCAGATGTTGTCCGAAAGGGCAAAAATTTCGGCGTCGCGATGGTCGAACAGCTCCAGCATCAGCCGTCCCACAGGATTGGCGGAGTATGAGCTGTAATGCAGAAGCGACTCAAAGTTCTGGTGGCGGCTGGTGGTAACGTCCAATTCGAACGCCCGAATCAGATTGTCAAGGCTGCTCACGCTCAAGCGATACCTGCGGATCGTGTCGCCGAGCGCCAGGAATGTCGGATGGTCGGGTCCGCCCTCGACGCACGCGTACAGCCTGCCGCGCCAGTCTGCCAGCTTCTCCAGGCGCCCTTCAATGCCCGGCTCATCGGCAAAGTCGTCGGCCGAGCGCGCAAAAGCATAAATGGCAGCCAGCGCATCTCTCTTGTCCCTGGGAACCAGCAGCGAGGCGACGGGGAAATTCTCATAGTGGCGGCGCGCCAGCCTGCGGCACGCCGAGTAGGCCGCCTCAAGATCAGAAGGGGAAGGTTTCATGCGAATACGGCGCCTGAACCAGCCGCTGGACTGCCGGAGCAGTTAAGATTGCAGTGTAGCAGGAAAGTGGAAGGATGCCCCAGCCTGCCTGCCGGCGGGCCGATATTCTCAGGCCGCAAGCCAGTCTGGCGCTACTGCCTCTCAGTTTTCAGCGGGCGGCGCATGAAGGCCGGAACGTCAAGGTCGTCCGGCGAAATCTCCGAGCGCGGTTTTCCCTCCGGCTGTTCCTCCGGGCCGGCCGCAATCCTCTCGCGCCGCAACTTCACGCTTTCCTGCGCGCTCCGCACCGCGGGCGAAACGCCTGCCATCGGCTTGATGCCCATCGCCTCTGATTTGATGCCGGTGGCAATCACGGTCACCTTGACGGCGTCTTCCATGGATTCGTCAAGGACCGCCCCAAAGATGATGTTCGCATTGTCGGCAGCAGCCTGCTGGACGATGCTGGAAGCCTCATGCACCTCGTGCAGCGTCAGCGCGCTCGAGCCCGTGATGTTCAGCAGAATGCCATGCGCGCCGTTGATGGAGGCGTCCTCCAGCAGAGGACTGGCAATCGCCATGTTCGTGGCGTCGATGGCACGATTGTGGCCCCGCCCGACAGCCGTGCCCATCACCGCGTATCCCATGCCTTCCATGATCGTCTTGATGTCGGCAAAGTCGCGGTTGATGATGCCGGTGATGGTGATGATGTCTGAAATGCCCTGGACGCCCTGGCGAAGGATGTCATCCGCGATGCGGAATGCCTCAAAGAAGCTCGTCCCTTTGTCCACGAATTCCATCAACCGCTCATTCGGGATGCAGATGACGGTGTCCACCGCCTGGCCTAATTCCGAAAGCCCATATTCAGCCTGGGCCATTCTGCGCCGGCCTTCAAAGGCAAAAGGCTTTGTGACGACGCCGACGGTGAGCGCGCCGAGCTCGCGAGCCAGGCTGGCCACGATGGGAGCGCCACCCGTGCCCGTGCCGCCTCCGAGGCCAGCCGTCACAAACACCATATCTGCTCCCTCGAGGGCTTCCACAATCTTGTCGCTGTCTTCGAGCGCTGCAG is a window encoding:
- the glyA gene encoding serine hydroxymethyltransferase, whose translation is MTQNDRTRPLSEVDPEVARAIDHEVGRQAATLELIASENFVSEAVLEALGSVLTNKYAEGLPGKRYYGGCEFVDVAETLAIERARKLFNADHVNVQPHSGAQANQAVYMTVLNPGDTLLGMNLAHGGHLTHGHPLNFSGKMYNIIPYGVRKDTETIDYEELEQLAMEHKPKLIVAGASAYPRIIDFARFSGIAKKSGALLMVDMAHIAGLIAAGLHPSPFPHADFVTTTTHKTLRGPRGGATFCKAEFAKALDKTIFPGIQGGPLMHVIAAKAVCFEEALQPAFREYQKQIVDNARVLCEAIAARGFRIVSGGTDNHLMLVDVFSKNVTGKQAEKALEQAGITVNKNAIPFDPNPPMVASGIRVGTPAVTTRGMKEAEMRKIGGWIADVLADLENEALLARVRKEVHALTEEFPLYENRRAAVAGKV
- the hpnE gene encoding hydroxysqualene dehydroxylase HpnE — encoded protein: MPEDVLIIGGGLAGLAAGVALAEAGCRVRLLEQKPYLGGRARSFRDAATGSVVDNGQHLFMGCYHATLRFLDAIGTAHTVTFDPQLRVRFLDSNQKLTELRCPAFSAPWHLLTGVCLSDSFTFGEKMDVLRLGRALRSAKDKAESTGVLEHMTVEEWLSALGQRETLRRNFWDLLCIAAMNEDPEITSALLFRRVLRLALFSSPLDSRLGVPRKGLSDCYTDAAAGAIASRGGSVELRRDVRALLISDGVCHGVKLADGDAIEAPTVLSAVPWHVLPGLLPAETVKSEPVFSRILDLRPAPIISIYLWFDRAVTDLEFVGLRGTTIQWLFNKGRILGSGENYVSLVLSGAHDHVARSKENLLSTALSELRNLLPGARDARLTHSLVIKERFATFSPCVRVDGLRPPAVTPVRGLYLAGDWTDTGLPATIEGAVQSGYTAAEAILHSN
- the ftsZ gene encoding cell division protein FtsZ; the protein is MANNTPAEELRVDFSDNMQRGAKIKVLGVGGGGGNAVNRMIAANVEGVEFMVANTDLQALELSKAPLKIQLGAKLTKGLGAGANPDVGRAAALEDSDKIVEALEGADMVFVTAGLGGGTGTGGAPIVASLARELGALTVGVVTKPFAFEGRRRMAQAEYGLSELGQAVDTVICIPNERLMEFVDKGTSFFEAFRIADDILRQGVQGISDIITITGIINRDFADIKTIMEGMGYAVMGTAVGRGHNRAIDATNMAIASPLLEDASINGAHGILLNITGSSALTLHEVHEASSIVQQAAADNANIIFGAVLDESMEDAVKVTVIATGIKSEAMGIKPMAGVSPAVRSAQESVKLRRERIAAGPEEQPEGKPRSEISPDDLDVPAFMRRPLKTERQ
- the hpnC gene encoding squalene synthase HpnC; this encodes MKPSPSDLEAAYSACRRLARRHYENFPVASLLVPRDKRDALAAIYAFARSADDFADEPGIEGRLEKLADWRGRLYACVEGGPDHPTFLALGDTIRRYRLSVSSLDNLIRAFELDVTTSRHQNFESLLHYSSYSANPVGRLMLELFDHRDAEIFALSDNICTALQLTNFWQDVRTDLERDRVYLPLDDLARYELSVDILKRWKLETGAQPDSGLEERWRGVMALEAQRTWQLFVNGKPLPERVVPQLRRQLRLTWLTGTTILERVEAVDYDVFRRRPKLKLLDFVRLYFKARRPFTPEAAAGRMGVAAGPGRQR